The stretch of DNA tatttttgtttgtaaactAATAATATCCCACAATATCAATACAAAATGTCGTTCGAAAATAAAAAGAcattttgattttccttttccagTTCAATATTAGCTTATTATTTTGCTTCTGATAGTGCAATACTCTctgaattaaaaaaaaatcaagttTAACCCAGTACAGTGTTTCAAATAGgtctgcatacatacatacggcTCAAATTTACGTTTCTtccaaattaaaaaattagaACATTAAATGgattagaaaataaaaaagaaactaattcaaatttaattgaaaatagcTGAAATTTCTTTGGTCTGGTTTACCAGACTTGTGTACACGCATCGAACTGCATATATCACTATCTTGCCTCACACTCTCGATCGTTCCCGGACCATTCATTGTTacaaataaactaaatatacGTTCTCTACATAGGTTTTTAAACTAGCTCAACAGCAAGCGAAAAAATTCGTCAGCCCATCAAGGTGGAATGAATGTGGAATGGGCCGCACAAGTGCTTCCAAATTTTAGTTTGGTCCTGCAGGAACCAGCCCAGCAACCCTAAAAGTAGCGCTCTCACGGGACGCCTGGACTGTCGGCAAAAACTATTCAGATTACTGCCAAATGTTTCCTTggcgcagattgccaaggtGAGGACGCTGATATACCTCATCGACAAAAGCAGTGCGAAAGGCAGGTTTCCAATGGAAGTGGAATGGAAGCGGCATTGGACGTCGTCTGTTGTAGAAAGCAGCGGTAGCGGAATTTGGTGAGGTCTACATATCTGTAGGGCAGATTGGAAGATCGTTAAATTTGATGCAACGCAGGGCCCCACGAATCAGTGGTGGTCGTCCTCAGCAAGGAGTCCCCGATAGAGGTAGCCTACGGGAAGTTGAATTCAGATCGACTGGGCTCGTGAGGAACAGGGGAAGACAAGTCTGCACTCCTGCGCCTGATCCTCACGAGCCCTGGAGCCACGACTGAGTGCCCAAAAATGGCCCCAGAACTGTGCATCCACCTAAATTCAGCTTCTCGTGATAGAGCCTGGAAAGGCTGAGCTCACCCCAGCCTAAAATAGGTTCCCTGcaacatgtgtatgtatggatgcacatatgtacatgcatactgACTGAACAAGGTGGACAAAAGTATTTTTAGTAGTAGACTCGCAACGTTATTCctcgatttttttgttttgtttttttaaatatttattttttccatatAATACTGTttctattttaatttttgattaaaaaattattttggGTGGTCACAAGCTCGCACGCAAAAGAATAGAAGCCAAAATTGCTCTCACCCAGGTTTAACGAGGGGGAACGTTGAAACAGCTATCTGCTATTTGCTCGAGCAAATAGTTGCATAGAGCTGCATAGTTTTagtttctcttatcttcaaaaatgtggatgtgggagattttcgcggGGGCTCAATGGGATATACTTTATcaggtcggaaacgtttcctttctgtgtgttacCCATTGCAACGATCGGGATTTGAGTGTAGGTAAAAGTGTCCGATCCATACCTTACTGTCGAAACTGTTGAATACAATCGGCTGAGAAACGACCGATATTGGAACGTACAGCTGTTCGTTTTTTCCTTTGCACACTGCGTCCATAGTCATATCAGTTTGGAACATTTCTATAAAACCGAAGTATTAAGCGGAATttaagattttttaaataattagtttttgtttacgTTCTTTTCGGCGTGTTCTTgtcgatatatgtataagctatcgataaaagccaaaagcaatgaATTGGGCACGAGTGCAATGGATCGTACTTTTTTCAAGATCCATTTCTCAAAATCCGATCCATGAATTCTTGCATCAAAAACGAAAGACGATCACAATAAATGGATCACGGATCGGCAGAACATTGCAACAGCAGAAATTCGCATACAGCACTGGCCCACAGAATTCGCGGCGACCATTAGAAGCCAACAGGTACCCTGAGTACGCTGCCCAATTCTAACCGTATCAGGGCATAGTTTCAGGCACAAATACTGGCCTACGCGATTTAGCAAGCTTTTAGCAGACAAGTCTGAGATGCAGAAGTGAAGACGtaatttgttattttaaattaatgtaAAATACTTGCAGATAGAGTGGAAAGGGAGCATTCTTCCTAGTCTCTCTCAATGGAGTGTGCACCGCTTATGttcaaatacaattaaatgtaaGGGCGTGCAATGTCCGTTGTTTATCGTTGAAATCGGTCTCAGAATTGATCATTTTTAGCAGACCTGCGAACCTTTCAATTCCACTTTCATAAAATATATCGGCTCTTGATCACATGATCGTCAAATCATTATAATATATGGTCAGtcttataaatatgtacatacatatctacaaataataaaaaccataaaaatgatTAATGTCAGTAGTTTTGGGCAAGATTTGTACTAAAAGGGGAATGAGagaaaaactaatttattaCTTAAGATAATCCAAACAATCTTTACAAGTTTCAGCTTAATCTGTATCGATATAATTTTTCAATACATTTTTAAGTCTAGTTCGTTCAAAATTCTCGAGATGTAACTTAAAATGTCTAGCGCTGTTTTAtatgatataaatatatctattaTATGAATGATCGATCTTTGCGAGCAGTAGCTTGTGAACAGTACAAGCTTTCCAGCcttttttgcttgattttaaATGGTGAGAAATATCTTGTAGGTTCATCGATGTTCATTAATGGCTACCAACTTGAAAATCAATAGATGAAATGCCTATTTTACTCATACTATCCAAACGTTCacatatttgtttatatatatgtatgtattaatatgtttatatacatataataatatttaaaccATTGACTAGTCTAACAGTCATAATTTTACGTTAGTGCTGGAGTGCTCTGTCCTGTCCCACGGCTTCCAGACCCTTTTTCGTCTCTAATCCTTGATCCAGACCCACTCTCATCGTTAGTTTCACTACTGTTTCGATGAGTTTTGGCAGTATTTTTCGATTTAATGGACTCGGAGGTGGGTCTTCCATGTCGTCTATTTGTTTTGCCTACGGGCTCTGTTGTGTTATCTTCCTCATCAGAGCATTCCACGCTGGATATTGATGAATTGGCCTTTAAAGTGATGAACAATGATTTGATATTAATACTTTGAGTAAGTAAAGGTGCACCTAtctacatttttaaataaacatgGTATGCAATTCTTTTTTGTACCCAGTACTCCATGATAAGAGTAAAGATTTATCTAATAGCCAGATcgataaattgattttgataaAACAAgtacaaacatttatttcgtaGCTTCTAGGAGAATAGTGCCACAACAGTGCAGCAAAAAACTAACTTTTCGTGGCGATTGTGACCCTTTTTTCAACTTATGCTCCCTTTGGTGCAAAGGATaagagtatgtacatatgtaggtatctCTGGCATGTATCTTTAACTCACCGTTTGTCTGCTTGGCTTGTACTCAAATCCTTTAATTTTTCGCTCCTCTCTCATTTGTGTAAGCCGCATCAAAAGAGAATAATGTTGCTCCACACGATGTAAACATGTTCTGCATATGGTTTTTGGCAACGGATCAGTCGGAGAAATCTGGaagtaaaaatatttttttgaaaTTAATCCACCGTATACATTGACATATCGGGACATCTTAGATTCAACATCTCTCCCACAATTGggtattaattttttgtttaataaaacCCAGGGCGATGTCAAGCATGTATTAACAACTGTATAGCAAATCTGCAATAAGAAACTGCAGAAACTGTGTAGTCATGAGCATTACGAGAATATAATAAAcgtacatttatacatacataaataaacccaATATTACTGCTCAAAACATTCtgtaaaaatgcaaatgtgtgtatatatgtaaatatttatgtacataatgcaaaattgaaaatatactCGCAACGACATGGCACTTTGATATTTTTACGTGTATGTTATGTATGTTAccttaaacattttatttacaaattgCTTTAATACGTACAGTTATTGGAAGGTAGCCGTTAATTTTTTCAACAAGGCATAGACGTTGGCCGTGGTCACTATATATATGAATTACAGTTCTGTGCATTTCCGAACATAGACGGCAGAGAAACCCTGATATGCAAGCCTTTTCAATACTGCCCATGTCAACAAGTActttattaataaatgaaaGCGTTGAACTAGGAGATTCTTAAGTTGTCAGATGTCAACATATACaatattatattttctctttatttcCAGATGTGCTGTAGAGCTGGGAAAAAATCGATTCCAACATCGCCTTAATCGATTCTTTGTTTTGGAGTAAACATCGATTCTTGTTTTGGGAATCGAAGTTTTATAGCGACCACTTGAAAATGGAACGCGAATTGAAgtaagaaattaaatgaacatCAAAAACATTATATTCCTCCTCCAGCACGGTATTCCATTTGTTGTACAACTtttacattaattaaattgtttacaaaGAAAATTTGTCAAACTTTTTGCAGTAAGGCAtgctaaatatattattatttgagaGCGAACCATTTGACTGTCTCAATTTTTGTAATTCCAGACGGCATATAATAGTTTCTGCACACTAAGCATATCTCGGGGGAACGTTGGGAGTAAGAGAAAGATGTGAAACTACGGTCCTTCCTCCATGAGGAAAACCACTAATGATTAGAATTTGGAATTAGAATTAGTACTTACAGCCCGATCGCTTAAAATcagaaaaatacaattaaagcCTTCACTTATTAATAAATGTatacttatttatatttatatttctagaGTCAGTTTGAActatttttttggctgttaAGCAGCTCGTGAAAAAGATTGATCTGCATTTTATGATCTTCTAGGCGTTCTGCTGCCATCTCACATGACCATTTCAGTCTGCTACCTGTTGTTCTCGTCTTTGCAGCAAAATTTTCGTTTGAGCtgcattttcgtttcattgaGATGAAGCAAGAAgctttttggtttggttttagttCATGGGTTAGCATGATCTTGCTATTACAGGAGCTCGCACTAGAAGTTTTATCCTATTGCTTAATAAAATGTTGAGCTTGCTCTGCAGCAGTTTATCTCCCTGTTTTTTTGCGACTTAATAGATTATATCACTTATGCTGGAAACCCAGAAGCAAGAGCAGAAAATTTACCCATATATTCAAGGAAGCCTGAAGATATAGTATATCGAACCATTTACACCATATTCCACTATACTCTTCGACCATAAATAGTATCGATAGTGGCATCGATAGTGATATCGATTTTTTTAAAAAGCATCTGTTTCAAGAGATCACAATTTAccaataatttatttcaaaacaaaagaagaaacaaattGAAGAACATGAACAACATGCTtagcaacagaagcaaaaaAACTAAGCGTTTCATCAAAACCTCTAGGCAAAGTGGATTCACCCCTGGCAAAATATCCTTTACCAAAAtacatgaaaataaatttaaatgtgcgtacataggtacatatgtacacatatgtgcGTACTAATAGAACGATTGATTTGTTGGCTAGATTTTTGGAAAGTCTATCTATGGCAGAAGTAAATTTAATGTGGTGGAGAGAACTTTCCTTACGATTTTTTTTAATATGGTTCTTGGCAGCTCGTACTTGCagacatttgtttatttgtgtcgACATACACCTTCgacatatgttcatacatatgtacattcaacGAAAGTTAAAGTAGAGGACGAAATTATACTCTTGCTCTCCTATATctaaaattttaatatttttgagTCCATTATCCGGTCAAAATCGTATCAAGATATTTGATGCTCgataaaatttgtttaaaaatgattttaaatcTTTGTCCAGAAGAAAAGATAATGGTAGATTCAAACAATTAACACATTTAAGTAGAATTGCAGTCTATCTGTAAGCTCGGATAGTTTATTATGGGATTAGTCactagttcagctaaaaagtgtTTTGGATTAGGTACAACTTTATATGAGCCAATTGAACCATAATCTGATAATGagcagaaaaacataaaataatagGTTTTCAACtttacatttttggttttcttaaCTAAAGCTAACACATACGACGCCTCAGGAATCTTAACATGCATAATATGCCGGATTGTTATCAAGCCAAGTGTCTGGAAGGTGCATGTCAACTCCaaacaacataaattaaatgtggacttagcaaagaaaaataagacTACTATTTTAGATGTAACTCCAAAAAAAGAATCTGTGCAGTCACTTTCAAGCATAAATTGTAGCACATACCAAGATAAGACTGTacgaaaaagtgaaaattcgGAGACCAGGGTAACTGAACCATTACCTGGTACATTTTTCGATTCAGAGAAGTCAAGTAAGTCTCATCAAGCTGATCCCAACGAAGATGAAGAGTGGATGCGCTTTCAACGAGAAATAAAAATGGCTGCTACAGTTTCTAGTACTATTGTGGCTGAAGaacaagaaaatattaatattaaaaggCAACTAAAGGAAATAGATGAACAGATAGACAATTGGAAAcgatttataaaaataaatgaccAGAAGAATAGTATAATAAATAGGAAGCGCAAATTCAACAAACAAGTGGCAGTACATTCTGATTCAAGTTCAAGTGACGAAGAATGTCGTGTAGATGACTTGTTCGACTGGAGAACTAAAAAcatgcattaaaaataagaTAAACTTCTATTTCGCAATTGTATATCAATTAATATATCAAGACATGTTCAATGACATGTATGTTATTGAGAATACTTGCGGGAAATCTAATAAACGATTCATGCGTGCATACTGTGTATGTATGAAAAATTGTAATACCTGTACcatatatttgatttgttattATAGCTGAGCGCAGTAAGTGCAATGGAAACCGATGTTTACCACATGCTCTCTGTGTCTTTAGGTGTCTCAATTCTCAAAAGCTTGATATGTGGGTTAATCCGGGAAGTGAGTTAATTGGGAAATTGAAATGCTATCGTCTTATCACCGCCAGCTTCATCAgtatttatttcactttccACTTTAAAActatgcctgtctgtctgtactGACTTGTAGCACTCAGAGatcataagagatagggccaCCAAGTTAAATAAGgttacataagtacatatgtatgttcatacgTATCACACTAAGGATACAAACATATGAAACTACATGTTtgctgagtaccgggtataaaatttgtgacgcgtacgaagcgtctcacaacgttcctactcatttttacatatgttaAGCATAGGGCCCTAGTAGTAGCAAACATTTGGAGGTGATGCATAAAGTTATTAGAGCTTTTTCCAAGTTCagagtttaattaaaatatatttatttattcactgGGAAAGATATGGATTCACTGGAAACGAACGGGATTTGACGGGAAACTTTTACAAATGAAGATTGAAGTCCCTAGGAAGTAGAAATTGAGGATCAGGCATTGATGGAACCCAGAAAATCGACAATATTATAAGAAAATCGACAATAAGAAAAcccatttaaaatttttcaaaTCTcttcaaattacttttaaatactttaaaataaattagaaagtTTTTAAAGGTTAATAAATTGTTCTATTACAATTACGAATATCCGTGGTACACTGAAGGTTTAGCGACACATGTGATTGCAATCAGATTTCTTGGAGCGCCGTTTGTGTCGTCGGGACTTTCGTTCTTTCTCGCCCATTTTAGGGTAGGCATCCTTCTGCTTGCTGTTTAGTTTAAAACATCCCTTTCGTTTTTCTCCAGATACAGATTCAAGTCTCTTTATGTAAGTTTCTTGATtctatttgaaatatttgggTTGCTTTCATCAGCGGTTCTTAAGACGCATGTCTGCCAATGTGAACGCCTTTACTGTTTCATTGCGTCTCTTCCGATATTGATAGCAGACGTAAGCAGTGTGAAAAGGCTATTAAAAAATAATCTACGCAGTTTCACCatgatttaaaaatgtttaagttTTATTAACTTACTCACAACGTTCCCGTACTTAGCTATAGTATTctcgaaaagtaaaaaaaCGTTGCGCCCGTTCACAGTCAAAGTAACTAAACATGTTATAGAGATGGTCATTTTCAACACCTTTACTGTCAGCTGCGTTTCGATTCCATGGCTCGGGCAATGCTGGTATTTTGTAACCGGCGTTGGCAAGTGTCATATTCCGCTCGTGAGAATTTCTGGGGTCTACAGTCTCACACTTGCATACGTAAGTTGAACTTGGATCTTGGAACTTGGCCTTCATCCATTGAACGCTCGTGCGAAGTATCGCGAGGTGGTGATATAAGGATAGGAATAAGATCTGTGGTTAATAAACAtaattgtttatgttttttttacacGCGGATTAGTGGGGTGGACCAGAGCTGTAAGGCGATCAAGCGAATACCGAAAGGAACCGTGCTCAAGTGTTTTAATAATTCGAGTCACGTCTTAGCGACGCTGGTACATATATTGTTAACAGGCCTATGTTAGGCAGAAGTGTCTTTTAGCCTTAACTCttgacaatttattttatctctgtagctgtagctttagatgattattaaattaaattattattataaccAAGTTTTTTATCTTTAAGTTTCTCAATTATAAAGTGGTAGATTCAAtcagaaaaaaatgttaatataAATCTCTAATAAATCTCTAGTTTTGTattaaaggaaaataatttgtaCGCTACATGCCAAAAGCatttacaaatatgtatatgtatgtaggtgttAAAAATtagtatatattttattttacatgaACTAGTTACAGACATATTTATAAACTATATTGTTAATATTGTtattaaacatacatatacatatgtacacacgaaaaaaataatgtaCACACATGTCCATCTagacaaaaatataataacgtacacttatgtacatatatagtggtctgcatatgtaaatattgatttattatgtataaatgtagATCACTATAAAACCCTAATAACCTCTGTAACAATGATAACTGATTCgtgaaaatgaatttaaagcatgttttattattttggaTGTTGACTATGTTAAGTTATGCCAACATCATTTGTTCGGAAAAGTTTAATGCTTTCAATGAATCTGCAACTTCAAGCATAAGTCATAAAAGAACCAGTAAATTTCTATTTGATACTATTTTTCGAATAAGTTCTGGTGTATCAAACGCTTTTGGACTTGACACGGAAGATGATGTTGAGTATACTGAAAATTCAAGCCTTAAAAATTGCGACTGTGGTAAGTAGTCTTCTGTAACTGTATGAAAAATATCATAATAGGAGCAGGgcaaataattatgtatttgtataagTTAGACAATTTTTAGGAATGAGTTGAAATAATATAGAATTTGTTTAAACTAATTTCTTATCGGGTCGTATTTTGCTCACCACAAAGAGAGGGAATCGGTCAGGGCTGAAATGTGTAGCTCagatttaatatttctttcgTTAGACAACCGCCTTCACttggaaaacaaatcaatgaaTCACTTGATTGGCATGATTGAAGTCAATTATTTGAGTAAT from Drosophila subobscura isolate 14011-0131.10 chromosome O, UCBerk_Dsub_1.0, whole genome shotgun sequence encodes:
- the LOC117898624 gene encoding uncharacterized protein LOC117898624, whose amino-acid sequence is MGSIEKACISGFLCRLCSEMHRTVIHIYSDHGQRLCLVEKINGYLPITISPTDPLPKTICRTCLHRVEQHYSLLMRLTQMREERKIKGFEYKPSRQTANSSISSVECSDEEDNTTEPVGKTNRRHGRPTSESIKSKNTAKTHRNSSETNDESGSGSRIRDEKGSGSRGTGQSTPALT
- the LOC117896033 gene encoding zinc finger protein 830, with translation LATEAKKLSVSSKPLGKVDSPLAKYDASGILTCIICRIVIKPSVWKVHVNSKQHKLNVDLAKKNKTTILDVTPKKESVQSLSSINCSTYQDKTVRKSENSETRVTEPLPGTFFDSEKSSKSHQADPNEDEEWMRFQREIKMAATVSSTIVAEEQENINIKRQLKEIDEQIDNWKRFIKINDQKNSIINRKRKFNKQVAVHSDSSSSDEECRVDDLFDWRTKNMH